One window from the genome of Mucilaginibacter ginsenosidivorans encodes:
- a CDS encoding exo-alpha-sialidase has protein sequence MKKIKLPIYITLLFITCHSANGQNHSPIRNNYRTEAGVPHLKIGRSMIYSPGKSWLYNHHPSIIHFKNKFIALWSNGLIDEDSPGQRVIFSVSTDCIHWSAPAVLASPRLDHDTLTVLTAAGLYQHGGRLVAYYGEYTKHRTNTHLWAKTSIDGMHWSTAIDMHVPLIPNHGPEMTKSGRLIISGNFTFPYTDDASGLSGWKMSCFYPDSLYSQDNSATFYAPAAKLGLPPLCEGSFFQTDDSVLHMLLRVTGKGWKGRLWLTESSDNGKKWSHPVETAFSDNDSKFHFGRLPDKRFYYVGIPDTLHHYDRTPLVLSLSNNGELFDKNYIIADEPYKLKKAGLWKGGQYGYPHTMVYKGCLYVIVSRQKESIEIIRTKLNKLPSTSIPPGNN, from the coding sequence ATGAAAAAAATCAAGCTCCCGATATATATCACACTCTTATTTATTACCTGCCACAGCGCAAACGGCCAAAACCATTCACCTATCCGGAATAATTACCGGACCGAAGCCGGCGTGCCTCATTTAAAGATCGGGCGGAGTATGATCTACTCTCCGGGTAAAAGCTGGCTTTACAATCATCACCCGTCAATTATTCATTTCAAAAATAAGTTTATTGCACTTTGGTCAAACGGCCTGATAGATGAAGACTCGCCGGGTCAGCGCGTGATTTTTTCGGTCTCCACGGATTGTATCCATTGGTCGGCTCCTGCTGTTTTGGCGTCACCACGCCTTGACCATGATACGTTGACCGTACTTACGGCTGCGGGATTATACCAGCACGGTGGCAGATTGGTGGCTTATTACGGAGAATATACAAAACACCGTACCAACACTCACCTTTGGGCAAAAACCAGCATCGATGGCATGCATTGGAGTACTGCTATAGATATGCATGTTCCGCTTATTCCAAATCATGGGCCCGAAATGACAAAGAGCGGCAGGCTCATCATCAGTGGTAATTTTACTTTCCCTTATACTGATGACGCGTCCGGATTATCTGGCTGGAAGATGAGCTGCTTTTACCCCGACTCGCTTTACTCGCAGGATAATTCCGCTACCTTTTATGCCCCGGCTGCAAAACTTGGCTTACCCCCATTATGCGAGGGATCGTTTTTCCAAACCGATGACAGTGTCCTTCACATGCTGCTAAGAGTTACGGGAAAAGGGTGGAAAGGCCGACTGTGGCTAACCGAAAGCAGCGACAATGGCAAAAAATGGTCGCACCCGGTTGAAACAGCATTTTCTGATAATGACAGCAAGTTTCATTTTGGCCGCCTGCCCGACAAACGCTTTTACTATGTTGGTATTCCCGATACCCTGCATCACTACGATCGTACACCGCTCGTTTTATCACTATCAAACAACGGCGAATTGTTCGACAAGAACTATATTATAGCCGATGAACCATACAAATTAAAAAAAGCCGGTTTATGGAAAGGCGGACAATACGGTTATCCGCACACCATGGTTTATAAAGGATGTTTGTATGTGATAGTCTCAAGACAGAAGGAATCGATAGAAATTATAAGAACTAAGTTGAATAAGCTACCTTCAACATCAATACCACCCGGCAATAATTGA
- a CDS encoding ABC transporter permease, whose protein sequence is MNKIFLIIQREYTTRVRKRAFIVMTLLVPSLFGGMFATISYLANNKNQTIHIVNVIDNSHQFQDKFTSTKTLKFQNTNKPLDSVKASLNDDDIVLMIPEGKNDTAELFARKKNTLALSDEIQQQMNNIASNESLVKMGIDTARLHSVKSNIVLKTREMTAEGDKNANIGSAYALAFAGAILIYMSLFIYGAQVMRGVIEEKTSRIIEVIVSSVKPFQLMAGKIIGVGLVGLTQFALWIVLSYLVGKLLGQNGASQSSTFKFVQTMASSAGYELACFGFYWLTGFLLYSALFAAVGSAVDSETETQQFMFPITLPLLFTYILSVSYLFQAPDSTLAVWLSIIPFTAPVAMMVRIPFVVPPWQLGLSMGLMVVAFIFCTYVAARIYRVGILMYGKKTSFKELAKWFFYKE, encoded by the coding sequence ATGAATAAGATTTTTTTGATCATCCAGCGTGAATATACCACCCGTGTAAGGAAAAGGGCATTCATAGTCATGACTTTGCTGGTTCCTTCATTATTTGGCGGCATGTTTGCAACCATTTCCTACCTGGCTAACAACAAAAACCAGACGATTCATATCGTCAACGTTATTGATAACAGTCACCAGTTCCAGGATAAATTTACAAGTACAAAAACTTTAAAATTCCAAAATACCAATAAGCCGCTTGACTCCGTAAAGGCCTCGCTTAATGACGACGACATTGTCCTGATGATCCCCGAAGGGAAAAACGATACTGCGGAATTGTTTGCCCGAAAAAAGAACACACTTGCGCTTTCGGATGAAATTCAGCAACAAATGAATAATATCGCGTCGAACGAAAGCCTTGTAAAAATGGGTATAGATACCGCGCGGCTCCATAGCGTTAAAAGTAACATAGTGCTAAAAACGCGCGAAATGACCGCTGAAGGTGATAAAAATGCCAATATCGGGTCGGCCTACGCGCTGGCTTTTGCCGGGGCCATTCTTATTTACATGTCGTTGTTTATTTACGGCGCACAGGTTATGCGTGGCGTTATTGAAGAGAAAACAAGCCGCATTATCGAAGTAATTGTTTCTTCGGTAAAGCCGTTCCAGCTAATGGCGGGTAAAATTATTGGCGTTGGGCTGGTTGGGCTCACGCAATTTGCCTTGTGGATCGTCTTATCTTACCTGGTTGGCAAGCTATTAGGTCAGAACGGGGCATCGCAAAGCTCTACCTTTAAATTCGTCCAAACCATGGCTTCAAGCGCCGGTTATGAACTGGCTTGCTTCGGCTTTTACTGGCTAACGGGCTTCCTGTTGTACAGCGCACTGTTTGCAGCGGTAGGCTCGGCAGTTGACAGCGAAACTGAAACACAGCAATTTATGTTTCCAATAACGTTGCCTTTGTTGTTCACATATATTCTATCAGTATCGTATTTGTTCCAGGCGCCTGACAGCACATTGGCAGTTTGGCTATCTATTATACCGTTTACAGCTCCGGTGGCCATGATGGTGCGTATCCCGTTCGTCGTTCCACCCTGGCAGTTGGGATTGTCAATGGGATTAATGGTAGTGGCCTTTATCTTTTGTACTTATGTAGCTGCAAGGATATATCGGGTTGGTATTTTGATGTATGGCAAAAAAACCAGCTTTAAGGAGTTGGCCAAATGGTTCTTTTATAAGGAGTAA
- a CDS encoding ABC transporter ATP-binding protein → MLSIRHIEKQYAGHKALSDVSLEVENGQIFGLLGPNGAGKTSLIRIINQITAPDSGEVYFNGEKLNQSHINRIGYLPEERGLYKKMEIGEQMIYLARLKGLSRDEATRRLKLWFEKLGMETWWKKKIEELSKGMQQKAQFVATVLHEPDLIILDEPFSGFDPVNAELIKDEILELNRKGATILFSTHRMESVEELCDAIALINLSHKILDGRIKAIKDAYRNDTYLVEYIGNRVDKDSKQPYDVLDELAGEDNSFTIRVKLNEGKSSNDVLHYLLPKVHINMLKEVIPSMNEIFIEKVNQKSA, encoded by the coding sequence ATGCTTAGTATTCGACACATCGAAAAGCAGTATGCCGGTCATAAGGCATTAAGCGATGTGAGTTTGGAAGTAGAAAACGGGCAGATATTCGGACTTTTAGGTCCGAACGGCGCCGGCAAAACTTCACTCATACGCATTATTAACCAAATCACAGCTCCCGATTCAGGCGAGGTATATTTCAACGGCGAAAAGCTTAACCAATCGCATATCAACCGCATCGGTTATCTACCCGAGGAACGCGGCCTGTACAAAAAAATGGAGATAGGCGAGCAAATGATCTACCTGGCGAGGCTGAAAGGTTTGAGCAGGGACGAAGCTACCCGCCGGCTGAAATTATGGTTTGAAAAACTAGGTATGGAAACCTGGTGGAAAAAGAAGATTGAAGAACTATCAAAAGGTATGCAGCAAAAGGCGCAATTTGTAGCTACGGTGCTGCACGAGCCTGACCTGATCATATTAGATGAACCTTTCAGTGGTTTCGACCCGGTAAATGCCGAGCTGATCAAGGATGAGATCCTGGAACTGAACCGTAAGGGGGCTACTATCCTATTTTCCACCCACCGCATGGAATCGGTTGAGGAACTTTGCGACGCTATAGCGCTGATAAACCTTTCACATAAAATACTTGATGGCAGGATCAAGGCCATCAAGGATGCTTACCGGAATGACACCTACCTGGTGGAATATATTGGCAACCGCGTTGACAAGGATAGCAAGCAGCCTTATGATGTATTAGATGAACTTGCCGGAGAAGATAACAGTTTTACCATTCGTGTTAAACTTAACGAAGGTAAAAGTTCAAACGACGTATTACACTACCTGTTACCCAAAGTGCATATTAATATGCTGAAAGAAGTAATACCGAGCATGAACGAAATATTTATTGAAAAAGTCAACCAAAAATCAGCCTGA